The DNA window AGGATTCTTTTAGGATCCACAAAATGTTATTCTAACAATTTGattggtttttaaaatgttccctacataaaaaaaagctgaaatttCAGAcgaacatttcaaacttttccCTGATGAAGCAAGAGGTTAAATCACAAAAGTGTAAactcaaaattaaaacaaaaatatccttTTATTAGCAAAGAATCATGTTTTAAGCCCAAAATAAAGGGAACTAATATCAAATAATTCACATTCTGGATGTTATAGTAAGTAAAACTCTGTATTTAGTCAGAATTCAAATCAAAATACGACTTTTTCATTGTTTGCCTCCTGAGCTTTGATTGGCCCTCCAGCTGGATGTTTAAACCAATCTGTGCAGGTTGACTTTTAGTAGTTTAGGGagtcacacagatacagatcacaaagagagagagtcaaaagAAATTGAGTATTAAAAGGGATTTTATGTCACAATTCAGTTGCTTTTTAGATACAAATTCTGACTGTTATCAGTTTACATTATTAAGCTTCTTTAAGAACACAACGTCTTCACGCTGCTCAACATGAAGACCGTGTCCACGGTTAAATGTGTCTtctcttttaaatgtgtgttataaAGGCCTCAATACTCCAGGGGGCGCTCTTTATCAGGACCACAGGATTATCAGGGACCACTGAAGCCCTCTGGAGTGTTTCTGCTGGAGTAAATCTGACGTTCTGTTTCTGTCTTACTGCGTCtcacagggttaaaaaaaaaaagaagctaaatgtTCATGTaacttaattttcttttttttgtatttgttctgaTGAGGCGCACCTGAAAaccaaaatgctgttttttctactgttaaaaaaaaagatatggtACAAGCTAACATGTACAGGTTGTtgttataattattttattgcttAATTTTCAGATGATGCCATTCgggaaatggaaatgttttttttttaatatgtgttTATTGACAAGCTAATgctaatttaaatgtttgagtTACCTCTTTTGATATCATTTGTAACGATGGTACGAAGTGTCCGTGTTGGTCGTTTTCTCGTGGTAGAAGGAGTAGACTGGAGAGGTCTGGCTGCTCTGAGATCAGATTGGCGCTGTGGTCTCTGATGTCTGCAGGGGTCCAGCCTGATTTGACTGTAGATGTTGCGTACTGCATGAACCAGTGAAGTTGATGTTTAGACTGTGCTGTAGCTGAAGTAGAATTAAATTATGACGTTTGAAACCACTGTGTCATTTTTCATTGGTTGAGCTAAAACTACGTGTCGTAATTATTACAAACActggaaatggtaaatggacttgagcttatatagcgcttttctagtcttctgactatgcaaagtgcttttacactgcaggtcacacccattcacacactgatggtagaggttgctatgtagtgagcccatcagaagtaaataatcccattcatacgccgccgacgaagcagcgggagcaatttggggtttagtgtcttgcccaaggccCAAAAGTTTTCTTCTTTAGTTCTTCAGCAAGAGTGGCAAAATAGCACCGGATTAATGAGATTAAAGAGAAATCACTGCTTTAATTTTGGACCTTAATCGCTTCGTGATTAACACGTTAACGCTGAAAGCACATTGTGCAGTTCCTCAATTGGCCAGTGGAtgaaaaggtagaaaataaGGACATTTTAGAAAGTGAGAATACAAGTTCAACCTTACGTATATCATTTCTGTTCTCGAAAATGTTCAGGgttctttattttataaataattattttatttagggTTGATTGACAGAtgttcagccaatcacagacatCTCTAGCGGATGTCGAACAATTCATTTTCAGGCTCTATGAACTAACCTACtcaacaaattcaaaatgtctgTCCCTCCAAAACAAATCATAATTAACCAGTCCACCTAAAGACTCCACCCCCTTCAGTGATTGAGGAGTGGAAAGCAAGCGCTCTGTGTGGCTGTTAAAGCATCCACGTCTTTTACAGGGAGGTGGAGTTAAATATAGCAGTGACGGCAGGATAATTATAGGCAGCAGCTGGTGGAGCGAGTTCGGACTTCGGGGAGTCCCCTTATCCCTCCATTTGATTCCATCCCTCCTTTCTCACCTCGTCCCGTTCCTGtcaccctctttctctctcagcccctgtcttctgtgtgttttcatcatcaGTTTGGACGCTCTCCAGGGGTTTGGAGCTTCTATGAACTTTCAAGGGCACTAGCTCCCACTTTTGAAAGATCCAAATCTGACAGGATGTTGCTTTGAACTAAATGTCCTGAAGCGATATTTGACCCAGTATAGATTGGGGCTTACAATAAGTTTacaagtttaaaatgaaatgttttatgatGTGTTATTACCTGTCATTCTAATTGTCCTTTTTCTAATAAGGCTATCACTGGCCattaggaggaggaggtggatgcAGGCCTGTCAGTCATTTGTACCCAGGTGACAACCTTCGGTGTAAAAAATTATGACGAAGTAGAATTGTAAATAGCTGCAGTTCCTTatgtgtccactagaggctgtttCCAGCAGcgagtcaatccccatagagccccatgtaaaaatgtcaaacttcacagcagaaatgtacatgtttacagcctggtgaaGAAAACACTTTTGTCTGCATAGCTAATTGCTCTCCTCGTTAAAATTAAGACtttttatacaactcacctgtttagaTTATATAAAGCCTAAAGTGATGAAGAAGGTGGGAGCTGCAAGCTctctgctaggtgtcacctcagctaattcagttACTGAACTTAACCTTCTGGCCTGTGTTTTGGAACCTTTTGGAGATTTAACCAGAACTTCTATGTTTCTCTTATTCTACTTCAAATTTCCCCTTCTTGTTTTTACAAACAGAACTTTAATAATAAGGCTTTAAATGGTAGACCGAAGGCGTTTTTGCTTTGACTGAAACTCATTTCCCTTCATCACAGTGAGTTATATTGGTTGCTGCTTGCTCATCCCATCTCAGCTCCTCCCTGGCTCCACCCCACTTGTCCAAAATCGGACCACCTGGCTCCAGTAACCGACAAAGATGGCAGCGGAGGCAAGTGTTAGACCGAGGAATTCTCTGAGGAAACTTAGCCGTTCATTGGGAGGCCAGAAAAGTCTAAACCAGGAGGGAGAGATTAAGACAGAACAAGTGAAAAGGTGACAGCTGATAGATGGGCGACGGAGGAAtaaacgggagggggtttccATTTCTTCAAATACACTCATCTCCCAAAGAGGTGCATGGAGTCACTTTACCCTCACACTATTTTTAGCAggagagaacacagagagatgTCAGGATCCATGTCACTCTTTATCCAATCATTCACACACCCATTCCTGTaatgttgatttgatttctaGATTCTGAAGCATGAGAAGTTTGCAGGTTTGTCAGTGTTTCTTACGACCTTGAGAAGTCAGCATGACTTATTAATATcaagtttgaatgaaataaactcTGACTCTGATTTGTTCTTGAGTTGATCTATTCATAAAGTCTTAAACTCTGGCACTATGCCGTTCAAACATTGATTAATGATTGTTAAAGTCAATGATACGCTCAGCTCTCCCTCTAGTTTTACCTTCTCTCGTTTTAGCCTCCTccacccctccttctctcctcttaaCTCCTgtcatccctccctccttccctccgtctctctcccaGTAGGGTGGAGTCTATCAGTTCATCTGACCGGTGTCAGGGTCAACCTCCAGTTGTAGAGGGGGGATCTGGTACTCTGGGCCTCCTCCCCTGTGCTCCTCCTTTTTCCTTGGATCCCTCAATGACTCAACTCTTCTCTTTATCGACGCGTTGATCTTCCGTTTGTATTCCAAGATTTTGCTGCTGATTGTAAAAGATCCAGCTGGACTCTTCCACCTCCCTTCTTCCCTTTAACTTTTGGATCACTTGGTTCTAACAGTCGATCAAGCAATCAACCAGGTAACTGATTGCCAAGTCAACCGAAGGGGAAAACAGGAACAAAAGAGAAAGTATGACGGACAAAGCTGGCATGACAGGTGGCGGGGACGACGCAGGAAGCATCATGGCTTTGCTGGAGCGCGTGGCGGGGCTCATGGACACCGTCCAGACCACGCAGCAGCGCATGGAGGAGCgtcagctggagctggagagcACAGTCAAGACCATCCAGGCCGATGTTGTCAAACTGACCAATGACCATGCCAACACCAGTTCAACAGTCGACCGGCTGCTGGAGAAGACGCGCAAGGTCAGCCGCCACATCAAGGACGTCAGGGTGCGTGTAGAAAACCAGAACGTCAGAGTGAAGAAGGTGGAGGCCACCCAAGGAGACCTCCTGGCCAAgaacaagttcagggtggtcaTTTATCAGGTGAGACTTTGGTCGTTCGGCTGTTCAGACAAATCCTTTCCAATGCTGGAGATCTTTGATCTGTTGTCGATGTAGCACTGGAACCTTTGAGGTTCTTCAAATTGCCACTTGGGTTCTCTGGGTGACACTATTTTTTTTCTCGTGGACAGCATCAGACTTACCCGTCGCGCCCTTAGGTTTTCTAGTCACAACTCAAAGAGGGTAAGCTTAGGTTTAACTTGTCAAAACAAGAGACTGCAGCTTTTTAGAAATCCAAAACCATTTAAACCTGTGAGGATCTTGAACCAAGACTATTGGAGAGTTTTCGGTGGCCTTTATTTGTAGTGCTATGCTTTAAATCTGGCTCAACATATACGTTTCTAATGTCTAAAATGATAGTTTTCAGTTCTTATAGGTAATTTCTATAGCAGTAAAACTAAACAGTGGGACTCGTGAGTCGTCAAAGGGCCATTGTGTGCCCAacaaatgatgaatgaaaagtGTGTAGCTGGTTTATAGAGAATCAACCTGTATTCAGTTTAAAAAGAGCAGAAGAACTCTTACTAGTCAAGAAAACATTATCTTAAAGGGTCAGAGTGATGCTTCATATGGCCCTCAGAAGCAACAAAGCTTTTAAACCAAATCAGTTTAATCGGTCCAGAAGTAATGAGAACTATAGGAGACTTATTTTGCACAAATTTTGTATGCATCCATTTCTCCGCTCATCCAAACCAGTGATTTTTAAACCTGTAGTTTGGTTTGTGATTTGCTCTGGTTTACAGTAGCGTAATACAGAGCAAAGCCTGCAGAACTCTGACATCTTTAAACATGAATAGACTGCATTAGCTGACGAACACTTCACTTGGGGTTGAAATAGAAACAagcagacacaccaacacacgcacacaccacaCTATAGGCTTCCTTTTACTTCTTTGGCCTTCACAGTTAGCAGCTGCCAGTGCGATGGTGACCCGGTTATTTTAGCCCTGGATAAACGTCAGAATGCTGAAAGGCTACACCATAGAGCTACAGCTCATAGAGAGGGTTTTACTTTGTGAATGATTATTTAGCTGTTTTATTAAGACAATGGTTTCATGGTGGAATATGAGTGCAGGGTTGGGTTTATGTTCTTTTGCCTTTCATTCTCTTTCATTTCTGCCTCTTGAGTTGATATGTTTCGTCTTGCTGTAGCCAAGCTATCTGATGTCAATTCTGCCAAAATATCAAGATATTGGCGCTCCATGCACGTCAATTCATGCTCCATCACCAAAACGATGAGCATGTAAGAGATTTCATGTCAGAGCTCTCTCTAAGTTTGTTATGATCACTAAAGTACTGCCGCTTGATCCAGATTTCACTACCAATATTTTGGGGACCCTGATGCAGCTGCATATGTAGCGAATGTACTAAATATTAGATCAAATTAAAAAGCCAGCATAATATTTAGCTTGTATActacaaaaactcaaatcttaacAAGTGTGTTTGACTAATTTCTTGTCAAAAAGTTTTCATTACATTCAATATAAGCCAAATACATCTTACGAGTCCaccagataaacatcttatttcaagatataaaagcacaaaataagGCCTGAATTGCTTGTAATGGATAAAAATAATTAGATATTCATCCCAGGTAAAATTCGCTTGCTGCATTGGCGACAATTTCCGTTATTACAAGCAATTCAGGCCTGATGTTTTTAGCTTTtaatatcttgaaataaaatGGTTTTCTGggcttgtcaggtgaatgtggcttatATGAAGCGTAATTAGAAATTTTGGATGAGCAATTAGACAAAAAGACGAGCTAAGATtggagtttttgcagtgtagacCAGGAATGAACTCTGGAATAGCTGTGTGGGGTTTGGTTCATTACTGTAATCTGTGCTCTCTGCTGCACAGTGTCAGGTTGCTGCGTGTTCGGTGAGGTAACATGTTCAGAgagagctgtgattggctggctgcTGCAGCTAGATCTCAGACTCCAACGTGCAAATAAATGCTTTGTTAATGTCGTGTTGGATGGAAGTTAGAAATGGGAACATTTCCAATGTTTGCATGAGCAAATTTGTGTTAGATTTTTATAAATTCTgcattgtaaaaataaatatctgcacTTAGCAACTGTGGAGTGATAAAATAAGACTTGCATAAGGGACAAGTGTTAATTGCAGGATTGCAGGTCTTGGGTCAGGTCGACACCCTTACCGTTCTTTTCTCTACATGATGTAAAGGAAGGTTGGATGCTATGATGTTATACTACTGTATACAGGTTTGAAAATTGGTATGAACGATTGGAATctgatcattttgttttcatgttgttcttTTCAGCAACTAAAAAGACAATGTATAGTACAAATCAAGCGGGACATTGAGTTAAAATGCTTCGTAAAACAACAAATTTGATAGCTTACCAAGTACCAACAGATAAGTCACAGCAGCTAAAGTTAGCATTTTACCAACTCCTTGCTTGAGTTGGCTGCCTTATTTTTTAGAGGGTTTGTTGATGAAAGCTGGCATCATATACGTCAACTGCCTTCAGGTCAGCCAATAGAAAAATTGATATGCAGTAGTCAGGTTTCAACCTGCAGAGGGTAAGCGCTTTGCatatttctaacacaatatgcAGAATTGTACATACAGAGGTTTACAGCTGCAAAAGAGTGGTCTGCAGGTTTAATTACTCTTTATATCACTTTTAGCTTGCTAACTCACTGGTAAGAATTTACacctttacttttttattgtgaataactaACATAAAGTATTGTTACTAAAATATTGGTTTAATGCTATTATTAGCTGTATAGCAGTTTGGTAAACCTATTTTATTGAATGAgatattttacctttaaaattGGTATGATGACTCACTGGATTTTCATGCAGTCAACTGACTAGTTAAAGGTAATTTCTTCAAACATTATTTATCAGAGAgccttttctaatatatttttttaaagatttatttttgacatgcgggaaaggagccacaagtcagattcgaacctgggccgcccgcttggaggactatagcctccatacatggggcgcgcactaaccactgcgccaccctTTTCTGATTTTAccttcattattattttctttcaaaagtaTTCAATttcttttaagttttgttttcttcctttttgcCTCTTCTGTATTATTTTCTGGTTTCTTTTCAAACCTGATGATTTTAAGACATTAATGTTTAAGTTAGTTGTCTCTGTAAAGGAAAGTACTCAGAGGTTATCACTATTACTTTGAAATGCTGAACAACAAAGAGGCAGCAACATTAATGCAGATGACTTTGATTACCTTGAAAAACCCTGCAGaagaacatctttttttaaagattatattTTGGTCTTTTTGGCTTTTCATAGACTGGACAGAtgtagagagacagatagagagagagagagagagagagagagagagggggatgacatgcactaAATAGCTTCATGATTGGGAGTTGAACCTGCTACCAATGTGACTaagactgcagcctctgttaAATGGGGTTTgatctaccaactgagctaaattAGCTCCACATTTGAACATGATTTAAACTTACAACCTTGAGCGTAACAtctgaataatgaataatgacACTGAGCATCTCTTTGGTTCTACACGATGAAGCAGCACAAAGAAAACTGGGTTTTAGGAAAAGAAGATCAGGGTATGATTAGGGTTTGATTATTAGAGCAAAAATAATAAGTGGTCATGTCTTTATAGTAAATGTAACCAAAATGTTAAAAGGTCTGATTGAAGCTCTGTACctacacaaacactcacttaTTATACCTTATGATGATAATGTAGCACAAGAAAACTGAGACCAAATGAAGAGACAAGAATCAATATTTATGTTAAGTCCTCCTTGGTTTTTCTGTGGTGTTTAGAAAAGTCTGTAATATGAAAGCTAGTCATGGTAGTTCAAAATTAGGGCTGAGGAATGAAATACAGACTTTCATGTCAAGTCATGTTTACAAAAGCCCTActaattaaaacaaagtttgaGTTCAAAGAGCGGCTATGGCCTCTGTAGTGTAAGTGACTGTGCCAGCTGAGCGCTGACAGAACGGGTTATTCTGAGTCTGAACCTTCACCGTCTCCTAATATAGCTGTCTGCTTTCTCACCCTACCGCTCTCTCTGGACGACGGTTATAAATCACATTGTTAACCGCTAAACGGCTGCGCTCACTCTTAGATTTGTTCTGACAAATTTTTTGTGACACTGACGGAGGGAGTCCTCTTAGTCAGCTGGAGGCGGGGAGTGGCAGGGGTTCAGCTCGTTTCTATGATGTCACGGGGTCATTACCTTTCACCCGCCCTCTGACCACTCCACATCCCGTTTTGGAGAGAAGGAACGCCTTCAGTTTGTAGGTTTTACTAAGAAGACGATCAAAGTTGTCAGTAACTTGATTCATTTTCCACATTTAGATCCGGCAGATGGATGATAACCAACAATTCTGGTTCtgttcaaggtttctgcctgttagaAGAAGCTTTTCATGACACTGTTGCAGCTAGTTGGGgtagaatctttaaaaaatatatttttaaaaagtaggcTACAGTCTGGATGTGCTCTTTATGTAAAACGTCCTCAGATAACTCTTGATTGGATTTTactccaaataaataaaaactaattaaaTGATTGATGGTTTTGCTACCTGTGACTAATGATAAACAACTCCTTTGATgctctatttttttgtaatgctTCATCTCTCTGGAACTGTACTTTGCTACTGAAAAAAAGCTATCTGAACAAGAGTCTGTAGCATGGACAAATAAGAAATGGATGTAGACATGTTGGCGATTTTTATTGGTTTGTGGaccaaagttttctttttaaaaaccttttttggaCCAGGTTACATGTTTACCTCTAAAGCAGCACAGCACCAAACGTTTGCATCTCTGtagtgaaatgaaaacaaaagactaAAGTTTGGGTTGCAGTAGTTGGAGAAAGGCTgtagctagcctagcttagcattaaagACTGAAGTTCTAAGATGAACATATCAACACCTGATAAACgcttcatttctctcttcaagcAGGAGTTATTTGATGGAGTTACTTCTTGCTGATCGTTATAAGCTACTCTTTATACGCCAGATTTAGTTTAAATCTCTGCACAGGCCCATGGGTATCAAACCTTAAGACTCTTCTCTGCAGACTTCATGAAGTCGTTAAAAGTCACTGTACCTACTGTTGTTCAAGATAAATTAATTCCATCATCTTTTGTCGTGAGTGACAACGTATGGATTGCAAGCTTTTGGATGCTGTATATTggaactttactgactttaagTCTGTTTGAAAACTCAGCTGCATGTtctttctcctgctgtgaggctAAGCTATGACAGTTATGTATTCTGTCAAAGCTTTGGAAATGTCAGCCTCTATCAGGTGTCATATTAGGCATGGCCTATGATGCATGTAATGAAAGATCCTGATGATCCCATTAGCATTCCTATGCTACAGAATAGTTTGCTAGCAAGCATGAACGTTCCTAAACTTTCCTGAACATTATTCAGGATCGACCAAAGAATGTAAAATTCCTCAGGTGTCATCTAAAAAGTGTCAGTGCCTTTAAAAGGCTACATTTATAACTACATATCTGTCCTTCATTTCCAATGTACTTTAACAGATTTTAGTGGACCACAAACATCACATAAATATTGTGACTGGATGTCAGCCTTTTTTCTTGAGTACTTTAGGTTTCTACCAGTTTTGGGATAAATTTGTATTGGATTTTTGGAACTAAGTTCTCTGTTTAACACATTAAGGCCTCTTTGTACGGGTACAGTTCCAGCATCATGAGCGGGGCTCCCTGGTCCAGAATCAAAGTCAATCTTCCCAAAgtgacctgctgcagagatcTGGTTCAATTTGCAGCTTTAGCCTTACCATTTTGCTTCATGTTCAGTGTAATGTGATCTTTCAGCTTCAGACTGCTGCATGCCATGACGTGGCCCGGAGCTGAAAGTGATCCTGAGTCGCTCTGTACGCTGCCGCTCGCTGATATGTTTAGCTTCCTGCAGCTGAactctgagctgcagaaacaggtGCTGCAGTTTATTTATGGAGAAAGGATCAGGGCCTGCACGATATCAGATACAGTCTGCAGGACACACTTTAACTAGAGTCCGATTTAAACCCGACATTATGACTGTACAAAACCACCTTAACTAACACAGAGCCACGGCCAACACCAAGTCATTGTTttgagaagaagacaaagacttTGAGAGATTTAGAAGCAATACAAACTTAGATTGGAGAGTATCAAGACCAAGTTAACCCCAATGCTTTTGGGGATTATGActaagtcaagaccaagatccCAAAGGGATTTTGACCAAATCAAGAACAAGACCAGGACATGGCAAAACCAAGTTAAGAGAGAGACCTGACCAGAAATAAACAGCAGCTGGAATCACTGTAACCATCTTCGAATAGTCCTTTCAGTTTTACTGTACAACGGATCTAATAAAACTTCTTAACACTGACATAGCAGCCATCTTTAAAGTCCCAAACTTTTACAAAAGGCAGATGGAATTATAGTATATTTAAATACAAGCAAGTTTTTGGTTGCGTTTGAAGCAGGTGATTTGCACCCAATCAAGGTAGTGATATCAGAAATGAATGCTCAGGCAGTTCAGACCCTGCAGCGGGGGGTCCTGTCAGGCCAAGATTCAGACAGGACCATTTAAAACTTGTGATCAAAGATTTGGGAGAGACCAAGACTGATCTttagcaaaacaacacaacctGACGTCAACactaaaacacagatttttgagtaaaagtaaaaaaaatgcattttattatttcttcaaAGACAATGTAACGATGTATTCTCAGGTTGACACGTTCTGTGCTCTCCTCCCTCAGGGCGACCAGGAGGTGAAATCCGTCGCACCGGGCAATGAACCGGCGGAATCCAGCGGTGCCGGTGGCGCCGGTGCCAGAGCCGAGGTGGAACCAGACAAGTTTGAGCTCCCACCAGAGTCGGATGAGGAGTACATGGTGGTGGAGGAGGCAGACTCTTCTTCTGCCGGCCGCGTGAAGAAGACGGGGCTGTCCCGCATCGAGAGTTTCAAAGCCACCTTCTCCAAGGAGAACATGAGCAAGACCCGTGAGAACCTGGGCACCAAGGTCAACAGGTTTGGCGAGCGCATCGTGACTGCCGAGAGGCGCGAGAAGATCCGCCAATCCGGCGAGAGGTTGAAGGATACCATCTCCAAGAGCGTCCCGGCAAGACTGAAGAAGGAGAGGACTGTGGCGGAGGGCCAGGAGGGAGCCGAGGGAGCCACTGAGGGAGCCTTGCCTGTTGTTCCTCCAAAGGGGCGTAAAGGCAGCCCGGATGCTGCCAAGGCTGCTGAGGATGaggggaagggggaggagtCTGAGGTGCCGATGTACGACATGAAGCAGCTATCGTAAATCACAAGACAGTGAGTGGGAGATTCTGCGCCGTTTTATTTGGACCACTGAGGCCGCACAGAGAGATGGGAAGTGAAATGTTTAGGGTTGCTGCTACGGAGCAGAGCTACAAGAGTGAAAGTGTTGAAGaagaacatttgtttgttgAAGGAAGTGAGCAGAGGACAGGCCGGTCACAAGTCCAAACTGACTGAACA is part of the Labrus mixtus chromosome 19, fLabMix1.1, whole genome shotgun sequence genome and encodes:
- the cavin4b gene encoding caveolae-associated protein 4b, with the protein product MTDKAGMTGGGDDAGSIMALLERVAGLMDTVQTTQQRMEERQLELESTVKTIQADVVKLTNDHANTSSTVDRLLEKTRKVSRHIKDVRVRVENQNVRVKKVEATQGDLLAKNKFRVVIYQGDQEVKSVAPGNEPAESSGAGGAGARAEVEPDKFELPPESDEEYMVVEEADSSSAGRVKKTGLSRIESFKATFSKENMSKTRENLGTKVNRFGERIVTAERREKIRQSGERLKDTISKSVPARLKKERTVAEGQEGAEGATEGALPVVPPKGRKGSPDAAKAAEDEGKGEESEVPMYDMKQLS